TTGGAAGTTGGGAATTTTTGACCCGTGTATTGGAGAGTaggatttggggatttgagtggcGATTTGAGGTCAGAATTGgatgaatttggtatggttggactggTTATTGAATGGGTGTTTggattttgtaaattttatcgggttccgagTCTTGAGCCCGAGGCTgactttttgggttgactttttgattttggtTAAGTAATTTAGCTTTATCATATGGAATCAATTTCTATAGCTTGTATTGATTGTATTAAtttgcttgtggctagattcgagtcgttcgGAGTCTGATTCATGAGGCAAGGGCTTGTTGGAGTTGTGATTTGtgcggtttgaggtaagtaacacttctaaacttggtgttgaGGGTATGGATCCCTGGACTACGTGTTATGtggttggtgttgaggtgacgggcgtgtgggcatgcaccgtggTAATTATGACTCAGTTGATTTCGTGGTTTCGTGTAGTTATCAAATCTTGTTGTTACTCATGTAATTCCCttgtgttagagaaattgagttgtgatccatgttagaaatcattcTTAGGCTATATGCTTgtactgttgggacccacaaAGGTCATTTCTGCTATTAAGTTATTTGCCTAAATTACAATTatgtactcagtcacattcatcatttgcatatcatatctcagtctcaataTCACgtatcattgtttgggctgattggcaaatgagatttgtgagcccgagagactggagagattgatgattgagttgAGTCCAAGGGCCTTATTGCGAGTgctatttatgggatcgggttgcacgccgcaacaaactTTATTGATCggggctgcatgccgcaatatGCCATGTTGGCTAATattagcgcttgggcaggatTCGTCCCTCCAGAGTCTAACATACCTACAATAAGTACTAGCAACGTtgagtgctgagtgcgagtgccgagtgattgagAATGCGGCGCAATTGAAAATGCTGAGTGATTGATCGTGTTGAGTAGGGTTGAATACTCCGAAAGTATGAGTATATAAGTTTATTAATGTGTTGTATTACTGGTGACATGCATATTTGACATGCAGGCATAGAGATATATCATTCCTCATACTAGCTATACTTAGGTATATTTTATCAGTATTGAGCCTAAACTATTGAACTTGAAAGTATGTCTACATTTTCGTAATGTGTACAAGCTGATTATGAGATTTTTTGAAGTTATTACTGTCATTTTCCTATTATATATGTACTGTTATTATTTGGATTTGGACCGTGCCTTTCTGAGCTTGTCACCGCTTTCAGCCCAAGGTTAGtcctgttacttattgagtacattgggttCGTTGTACATATTTAAAATGTGTAGTTAATTTATAATTATCGGCTtacctagtactgtgataggcgccatcaagaTATATTGAGATTTGGATCGTGATAGTACCGGACTTAAAAGACATGGAATTCTTACATACAATACAAATTGCTCGGATTAAAAGATCATAATATGTACATATCCAAAGTAAAATAAACATTATCTAATGAGCAAATTGATAAATGGGGTTTTGGCCATAAAGAATGTCAAAACAATTCAATTTATAAAGGTAAAAGCTCATAGTAGTAAACAATTCTATCTATTTTTTTGTTAGAATTTCTAGCTAGCAACTATGTGAGAGTCAGTGAAGAAAGATTTCCTATAAGCTGTTTTATCTTCCTGTCCTAAATAGAGAAATTCCGTCAATAGAATTTTTCAGTTGAACTATCATCACACTTGTATTATCAACATAACCTCGCGAAATAGAGAGGTCAATTAGCTTTCTACATGCTAACAATGAGTGTGATGAAAGTGAAGATCGCAATGGAATTTGTTAATCTAGAAGCTAAGCTCGAAGAAGATGGCAGCTCGTTCGGGGTATAACCGAGAAAATTATctagaagagaagagaagagaatgATCTTATTTTAGGAATGAATTCAATTACAATTTATCAATGTATTTATTCAAATCTAATGAGCAACTATGGTAATTTCATCTCTCTACAAATGCCTCTTTCCCCCTAAATTGTTTTAACTAACTTTCAACTAACTCGGAACCAAGTGTAACTAACTCCTCTGACAGGTGTAACTAACACGATGCCAACTAACACGATACCAGCTGCAATGCTCATTTTCCCAGTCGCTAACAATCTTATACTTGCATCAGTACACCTCGCTTAAAGATGATCCTTGTCCTCAAGGATGGAATGCTGGAAAGCGATATTGTAATTCAGACAAATATTCCCAACTAGAATGTGTAGCATCAATACCTATCCATTTAACTAAGACTTGACATACAATTTTATTACCTTTCTTAACCATTTGTCTCTTTAAAATAGATTTAGGAAGAGGGCAATGTGGACCGGAAAGATGGAAAGCTGGAGGGTGGTTAATGTTAATAAGGACCTCAATACACTTCTTAAGTTTTGAGACATAAAAGGTAGATGAATTAGCACATCAGCGGGAAGTAACAACCTATAGACGACAACATCAATCCTCTCAACAATAAGATAAGGTCCAAAATACTTAGATGTCAACTTGTTGAAGGGTCGAATAACATATTTAGACCCAATCACCCACATTAAAAGACTTTTCAGTCCAGTTAGTCCTGTATTTATTAGCAGTGTCCTTCATCCTCTGCTGAGCTCGTGTAGTATAGAATTTCAGTAACTAAAGCATTGCCTCTGTAGCTTCCAAGGACCTGTCAAGCATCTAAGAAGCAACTTCACCAAGTAAAGAAGGTAAATGAGAGGTTTCTGTCCATAAAAAACCTTATAAAGAGTGCATCTGATGTCAATATGATAAATGGTATTATACCACCATTCTACTAATGATAAGTAGGAGGATCAGTCATGGGACTTATCATAGCAGAAACACCTCAAATAAGTCTCAAGTTTACTATTCAAAACCTCTATCTGACTATTTGTTTGAGGAGGGTAAGTAGTTGATTTCTGCAATTAGACACCTTGTAGTGTGAAAAGCTCTTGCCAAAAGCCGTTGAGGAACACAGTCTCTATCACTTGTTAATATAATAGGCATGCCATGAAGTTTAAAAATGTTGTCCAAGAAGCATTGAGCTACAGATTGAACAGTATATGGATGGGACAAGGCCATGAAATGGCCATACTTACTCAATCTATAGACCACAACCAGGATCACCTCTTTTCTATTGGACTTAGCTAGACCTTCAATAAAGTCCAAGCAAATATCAGTCCAAACTCCTTGAGGAATTGGTAGAGCCTACAAAAAACCAGGAGATGCAGTAGCATCATATTTGTGCCTATAACATATATCACTTTTACTGATGAACAACCTGCTATCTTGGACGAGACTCTTCCAAAAGGACAGTTATTGCAATCTCTTAATGGTGGCACCCGTACCAGAGTAGCCTCCTTGAGGAGTGGCATGCCATAGTTCAATGATAGTTGTTCTTAATTACACATTATCACCAACTACAAGTTTGTCCTTCCACATTAGCTGATTATTACACTAGGTATAGGATTTCTAAGGCTGCTATTGTAGCTTAATGATTACCAATTGAAATGCTGGATCAATGAAATAGGTATTCCAAATTTGAAGGAACACAGAATCATTTGGAGTTAACAAGGAAAGAGCACAACTAAGCATTTGGTTTCCTTGACAAGGTATCTGCAGCCTTGTCTTCCACCCCTTTTTATACTCAATAGAGAAATCAAAAGCCATGAGCTTTGAGATACAAGCaacatgaaaatcagtagaatatGCTGATCCAAAAGATATTTTAATGTATTCTGATCTTTCTTCACAATGACTGGTCTTCCCAACATCTAGTGAGACCATTTGGTAACAGCAAGGATGAGTTCCAACAGTTCTCTATCATAGACTGACATTGCCTGGTGTCTGGGAGCTAGAGACTTATTGATGTAAGATATATGATTCCCTTGGTGCATTAGCACTTCTCCAATACCCTTCTTACTAGCATTTGTTTCCACAACAAAAGATTTAGCATAATCTGGCATTACTAAAATAGGTGCAAAAACTAGTGCTTGTTTCAGATATTTGAAAGTTGCAGTGCATTCTTCAGTCCAAGAGAAGCCTCCTTCTTAAGTTGATCATGTAATGGTCTTCATATAGCACCAAACCCTTTGATGAACCTCCTGTAGTATCCAACAAAGCCAAGAATATCCTATCAGTTGCTTAATATTGCTAGGAATAGGCCAGCTCTATACAACCAATATTTTTTTGGATCAGTTGAAACCCCTTCAGAACTGATAAAATGATCTAAGTACTCCATGTTAGacacaccaaatgcacacttagtCATCTTAATATACAGCTGATAGTGCTACATCATTTCAAAGACATCCTTCACATGCTCAACATGAGTAGACATGCTTCTTCTAtaaatcaaaatgtcatcaaaaaAATACTACGACTGACTTCCTCAACAATGGTCTAAAAATAGAATTCATATGGCTTTGGAATGATGAAGgagcattagtcagcccaaaaggaATATCTAAGAACTTATAGCGACCTTCATGAGTTTTGAAAGTTGTTTTGTGGATGTCTTCTTTTGCCATTCTCAGTTGGCGGTACCCTGCTCTAAGATCTATCTTGGAGAACACAACTGCACCTTCTAATTCATCAAGCAAATCTTCAATAATGGAGATAGAGAACTTGTCCTTAACTGTCATGTGGTTCAAATACCGATAGTCAATATATAACCTCTAACTACCACCCTTTTTCCCTATCAATACAATAGGTGATGCATAAGGACTAGTATTATGTTGAATTACCCCTTGGTCCATCATTTCTTGAACTAACTTCTcaatgatatccttctttatTCCATGATATTTATATGGTCTTTTGTTGACATGATTTACTGACTTTATTAAAGGAATTCTTTGGTCAAAAGAGCCTTTATGAGGGGGTAATATTGTAGGCACTTCAAAAATACCTGAGTACTTCTTGATAAGAGCAGACAAGGCATGTGTAAGTGTTGCTTCCTGTGTCGCTTGTGTGTTATGCCATTGCATCCCATCTGCATCCACGTCCATTAATGACATCATGAAGAACTGAGCCTCTAAGTCATTTAGTTTGGGAAGGGAATTAGCTTTAGTTGACTTCAATTGGTTATTAGCCCCCTCCCGCCCCCAGTACATGTTTCTAGCCTTGGTGTACAAACCCAATAATTTTGTTCCTAAAATCAAACAGGATTCTTCCTAATGTGCTGAGCCATTGCTCTCCCCGTACTATATCCACATTTactattgataaaaataagaagttTGATGAGAATGTTGTTCCTTGCGGTAGCTATTGTAGGTTCTTGCACATAGCAACAATCTGCACTTTTCTACCATTAGCTATATTGATAGATTGCTCTACTATAGAGCTAAATTCGCACCCCGATTTCTTGGCAACTTCCTGATCAATAAAGTTGTGTGTACTCCCAGTATCAATAAAAACTTGTAATGTACTTTTCTCATGATAAAAAGTGACTCTAATTATCTGTTAACCAGACACACCAGCAAAAGCTTGCAAAAATATAGTCATAATCTCATTCCCAAGTTTTACAACTTCCTAGATCACTACCTCCTTTTCACCTTAATTTTTCATCTTCAAACACCTCCACCATAAACAGATGCTTCCTTAGACTTGCATTTGTAGCCCATCTCATATTTTTTATCACAAAATAAGCACATACCCTTAGCCCCTTTTTCATTCATTTCAGCAGCAGTCAACCTTCGTCCCAATCTATTTGGTTTGTTTGAGTTGATATCAGTATTTCTTTTTTAAGTTTCGTTCAATGGTTTTCTGATTGTTCTGTAATCTGTAGTAATTGGAGTGGGTAAAATAGGATTGGAGTTAGAGTGGAAGGATCTAGAAACAGGTTTCAATCTTCAGGCTTTGGCTTGGGCATCAAAAACTTCCTCTTGTAATTCGGCAATCTTATATGCTGCATTAAAGTTCTTAATGCTTAGATTTTGACAGTTTTATTCAGCTCTTGTTTAAGTCCCCCTAAGAAACAACTAATAGCATTCTCAGTTGTTAGATTAACAGTAGTTAATAATCTATCAAACTCTGTTTGATATTCCTTAACCCCATTAGTTTAGCTTAAATTCTTCAAAACCACCATAGGATCCTCAAAATTATCCCCAAATATTTCATTCAAAGCTAGTACATACTCGGCCCATGATAAATCTAGGGTAGAAGTTCTATATTTCACATAATATCTATGCCAAGCAATGTCATCACCATCCATGTGAATAGATGTTACTTTCACCCTTTATTCAAATGAAACCTCATCCATAGAAAAGTTTTGATCAACCTTATACAACCATGTACACAAATCTACACCAGAGAATCGAGGGAAATCTAGTTTTGAGAATCAAGTAAAGAAGTTACCATTTCCTTGATGAGCAGAACCACTGTGTGATTCTTTGTTTCTGGCCTCCATGGGTTCCCCTCTGTTAATTGAAGACTCGGCTAAAATTTATTCTGTTCCTCTTTAAGTGATGATTCTGGTGGCTTCCTTAAGGCCTAGAAATTCCTTATCAGCTTGTGAATTCCTCTCACTCATGCTTACCATGCCATCCATCACCTTCTGCAACTGTTCTTGAATCTCAGACAGTTTGTCTTCCATTTCCTCGAttggtttgttttgatttttgctTCAAGTCATACTGATTATTCCGAGAAtttatagctctgataccaattgatgcaATATCTAAAGAACACAATGATATTTGTTAATCTAGGAGCTAAGCTCGAAGAAGATGGCAGCTAGTTCAGGGTATAACCGAGATAATTAGCTAGAAGAGAAATGAGAAGAGAATAAAATGATCTTATTTAATGAACATATTTAATTACAATGTAGCAATGTATTTTATTACAATCTAATAAGCAACTATGCTAATTTCAGCCTCTCTACAGTGCCTCTTTCCCCCTAACTATTTCAACTAACTTGGAACCAAGTGTAATTAACTCCTCTAACAGCTGTAACTAACGCGATTCCAACTAACACGGTACCAGTTGCAATACTCATTTCCCCCAATCTCTAACAATCTTATACTTGCATCAGAGTGCTGTATAGAAAACTAGTGCACAAAGGCCGAGCAATATCTACTGCTTCCTGATTACTAACCTTATCCCATAAACCATCAGATGCAAGGATTAAGAACTCCACTTTAGGATTATGTCTAAGAATACTTGTCTCAGGTTCTGCTATTACCCATCCAGATATTCCAAAATAAAGTCTGCCATTCCCTACCCTAACCCATTAAATTTATAAAATTAGCCCTACCCTACCCTACCCCACCCCATCTAAATCTTTCCCTTCCCTGCCTCATTTAGTGTTTGCTTTGCCCTGCCCTGCCTTGCCCTACCCCGATTGACATCCCTACTTAGGATTACTATCCAGTAATTTTCACATAACACTTCCATCCATATTGAGGAAAGAAAACATGGGATATTTAtgcaccaaattttgcaaatTCTCCTTTATTCTTAGGCAAAGGGATGATTGAGACTGCAACATTAATCCAAGCGAAAAACTAAGAATTGAAGTACTTCTTTCTAGAAGTAAAATACATTATCTTTAGCTTAATAAgtccttgttttctttcatttaATGAGGGTTTGAATATGAATCTTTTCGGTTCTAGTCCATTAAGTGTACTTATTTTGCCTTCTTTGCAACTATTTATTTGCTTTTAAAGGAAAATCATTTAGATTTCATACAAGATCGCTAAGACGTTCACTTAAAGATTCCTATGAATATGACTTTTTACCACTACACTATTTATAAACCTATACACCACCACCACCGTCAATCTCTAATATACAACAGACACTGCCAATCACCTCCATTACCACCACCAACCTCGCACAATAACCATAGACAACCACCATCATTGCCAGCCATCACCACCAACCTACACATTTACCACAAGACACTGCTAGAAAACTGTTAAAATTAGTCCAGAGCATACCGATCGAAATTGGTCAGAAAGAAATACCGACTGAAATCGGTCGAAAATAAAGTAAATTGgtcaaaaaaatcaaataaaaaattgTAAATAAAATCGGTCGGAAAATGTGGTCCCACAAAAAAGAAAGTTTGCTTTATCTGACATAGTTAAAATTTTCGTCCGACTGCTGTTGGAAAATCATTAATGTTTGACCAAAACCTGGCCAGAGTTGCATACTATCTACAAAATAAAtgattaattaaaaaattatagaATACCAACCGATGTCGGTCAGAAATTCTAATTTATTTTTTCCCGCCCTATGtcaatttttttataataaaaaattatttttaatataattataCCAATACCAACCGATGTTAGTCGGAAATTCTAATATATTTTTCCCACCATgtgttaattatttttttaataataaaaaattatttttaatataattataaaaataccgaccgaaatcggtcggtATTAGTTGTCAAAATGGTCAAACACTTATAAATTATTGTTACATACAATCAACATATATATAacatctatctctctctctctctctctctctctatatatatatatatatatatatatatatatatatgcagacGCGCGCGCgcgcacacatatatatattctCCAATTTGTAGTTTGACCGAGTATATATTGTTGTTACTACAACTTaaattttaatatagtactaCATCTTATAGcattatataatttattttaaaataagttACTGACCGAAATCGGTCGGTATTAGTGGTCAAAATGGTCAAACACTTATAGATTATTATTACTTACCATCTACATATATATACATCCTAAATTTTGTATAcatttacacacacacacacacacacacacacacacacacacacacacacacacacatatatatatatatatatatatatatatatatatatatatatatatatatatatatcaaatatGTGATTTGACCGAGTATATATTGTTGTTCCTACAACTTAAGTTTTAATATAACACTACATCTTATAGCACTACACATTGTGTTTTTAAATATGTTACCAACCAGAATCGGTCGGTATTAGTGGCCAAACACTTACAGATTATTGTTTCTTACAATCTACGTATACATAACatcttaaattatatatatatatatacacacacaaacaaacacacacacacacacacatatataaatACACACATGCGcgcacacacacaaaaaaa
This genomic stretch from Nicotiana sylvestris chromosome 9, ASM39365v2, whole genome shotgun sequence harbors:
- the LOC138878105 gene encoding uncharacterized protein → MTVKDKFSISIIEDLLDELEGAVVFSKIDLRAGYRQLRMAKEDIHKTTFKTHEGGFSWTEECTATFKYLKQALVFAPILVMPDYAKSFVVETNASKKDVGKTSHCEERSEYIKISFGSAYSTDFHVACISKLMAFDFSIEYKKGWKTRLQIPCQGNQMLSCALSLLTPNDSVFLQIWNTYFIDPAFQLALPIPQGVWTDICLDFIEGLAKSNRKEVILVVVYRLSKYGHFMALSHPYTVQSVAQCFLDNIFKLHGMPIILTSDRDCVPQRLLARAFHTTRSLEATEAML